The region TGGCTCCCACGAAAAGGGCATTATAAGGAGGCGGGGCGAAAGAGCCCCTACCCTGCCTTCCTCTTCTGGCGCGTGCGCACTATCGCACACGCCGTGCACCTCCAGCGGGGTTAGGTGAGGAGCACTAAACCTATTCGTCGACTGCTTGAGGAAAGGCGGGACCTTCACGCTGATTGGCGGCAACGCGGGAAGCCGCGGCGGATGGACGGGACGCAGTGGGCGGACGGGAACGTGAAGTAtccgcggtgcctgatggggctGTTCCAAGGCCCGAAGCGGCTGTTGCTGGGGAGCCGCACGTTAGTGCAGTCGCCGTCGCTACCGCCTCATGGCGGCCATCGGAGTTCACCTGGGCTGTACATCAGCCTGTGTGGCCGTCTATAAGGTGAGGGACTCGGGAGGAGCTGGGCTACTGGCTAATGGCCACCCGGTTGTCTGGTCACCTGCGGGGATGTGAACTGTGTCGCTTGTTTAGGAACATCGCGCGGAGGAGCGCTAGTTACTGCAGGAAGTTTCTAGGCGAAGGTTTGGGCGGATATGGCCTCGTCTCCCGCGGCTCCTTCGGTAAGCCCGCCGCACGGCCGCGCGGGCTTCGGGGACGTCAGGGCCGCAGGAGAGTCTCAGGGACGTTCTGGGCAGCGGGGGCCGGGAGGGTGTCAGGGACTACGTGGCCTCAggaggctgggaggtggggctTGAAAGTCTGGGACCTGGACGTTTCCGAACGTTTGCCAGGAAAGGGCGGGTGGCGGCGATCTGGAACTAGAGCAGTGGGTCCCGCGAAGCATATAAAGCGAATTGATGGTGCGTGCTGTACTGACTCTTAGCCTTTTTGGAAATAAGAGAGCTTGACTAGGAGTTGTGGGGAGACAGAAGGAACAATAATAGTAAACTCCCCTGATACTAGTCTCTCGTTTAAATGTCAAATAAtttgtaaggaaaaaaagagattaGTGCTACTTAATATGTAAAAAAGGGAATAAAGGACATATTTGTAAGGGAAGGCAGAGCAGTATACATAAGTATATACTGCTTATTAGTCTATATTGAAAGGTTATTGTATTAGGTCCAATTATTGACAGTGCAGAGCAACTGAAAAAATAAGGCAGTTCTTCACGGAGTGTTGGCCTTATATAAAATCTAGTTTTTAATAACAGCAATGCAATTAAACCTACAAGTTTCAAATACTGATTTAGCAATTTTTCTTTCTACATATATGGCAAAGTAACAGTGGCCCACATATGTCTGAATATGTCTGAGACTTTGTATTTCATCTCAAAAGGGCTAATGTATTTTTCTCCAGGATGGCCGGGCTGATGTGGTTGCTAATGATGCAGGTGACAGAGTTACTCCAGCTGTTGTGGCTTACTCAGAAAATGAAGAGGTATGATTCCCCTCATTTTTGCACTTTGTATATAAAAATTACATGCATTATAATATATATTGCTCTTTTTCAGGTTGTTGGATTGGCAGCCAAACAAAGTAgaataagaaatatttcaaatacagtAATGAAAGTAAAACAGATTCTTGGCAGAAGGTATGgaataaaataatacttttacATATGGTAATAAAAGTGTGTTCATACATTCTAAGCATAATGtgaaatgaaactagaaacaccagtttgtttttccattgctttttatgactGAGTCATTTCAGAGAGTACCCCAGTATGCTTTTTCCTTTGATGATTAGTATTGAGTTTTCTCAAGGGTGGGATTCACTCAGACATTTGTTTCTTGCTGACAGGTCTGTTAGTATTGTTAAATGCCGACATTTATATAGTTTTGATAATTTGTGTCATTCAGAGGTAGTAGTTTgaacttttcacatttttatatttttaactgagAGAACATCAAAGATTTGGGGGAATTTGAAGATTTCTTTGCTATGCACTTGAATGTTATAAAATCTATTACATTTGGTCATTTATGTAGAAGCTATTGATTTTCTTTGGTCCTTTTGTGACATTTTTGGGAACTAACTTTTCCAGTTGGCTTACCAATTTAATCATTAGAGAAACAACTTAATTAATGTCTTAAGTAAGAATCAGGTTAATCACCTGTCAGCTTTAATTAAAAGATTAAAGAAGCTTGCTTCTCCAGATTTCTGTCTCCTCCAATTATGGATTACCATAATAATTAGAGGTTTTCATTTTCACTGGAGTAGTAGTACTTGATgtagtgtttttaaattttcaaagtgctttcACATCTATTATTTAATCCCTTCAAGTCCCTGTAAGATTGGTTGGGCAAGTTTTATCCCTCCccatttgtagatgagaaaattaagacaTATTAATTAGGGGCTGGACTAGATAGGACTGCAGTTCAGGACTTCTAACCTTAACCCCAGGTTCTTTTTACTTTGTTCAGttgaaaatttaaatagaaatttcTTTGCATTGATCTTAGGATTTGGGGATTGTAGATtagatttaatatttatttcttctatatatgttttttattaaCCCTTACCTATCTTTAAACTGAcctcagtatttatttttttcttaggatATTTATGCACTATGCCAAAAATGATAGCATTTTGGAGGGAATTCAAATATTTGTGATGATAAATGCATTCTCATGTCCATTTACCTATCAACAAAACTTAGTACTGAGCCTTTTGAAAGTAAATTTGTTGGTgtgaaaaattttcaaattataaaCCCTGCTCAAATTGTAGATGGGTCTTGAAGCTAGATTTGCTGTAAGCAGCCAACAATAAGGTTTTTTTAAACTAAACTTCTTTTGAGGTAATTATAGATTTACATACTGTtgtaagaaaaaatacagagagaTCCAATGTTTTATTGGATTTACTACTTCCtcccaatggtaacatcttgcaaaactgtgtacagtatcacaaccaggataCTGACATCactacagtcaagatacagagcaTTTCCATAGACCTGTTCCCTGGTAGCCCTGTTGTTTTATACTGCTATTTTGGGAAGAAGATAGGAGTTGTCTTTTGTCATGTTATGCATAAAGCTTTGTATTAGCAGGAACAAGCTAAGCTGACTTTTCTGGCCCTGACAGTTAATTTTTAACAAAAGAGTGCAGCAGTGATAGTAAGATGGGTAATACATAGCCACAGCATGCTACTTAGGCCAAGGTTAGTAAAGGACCAGTGCCCTTCAGACATACTGCTACACCAAGGTCCTCTTAGCACTTCTGAGGGAGTAGCCTCACGGTCAAGGTGTTTTCCCTTTCGGGCTGTCTACTTGCAAGAGGATGGTGATTTTTACAGATACACAGTCGTACCAGATCTCAGCCTTGGAAGCATTCTGCCCTTTGGAGGAGCCAGTCCCTTTGGTACCAACCCAGTAAGACCCTTTTTAGCCCCTGGTCCAGTACCCACCCTGGGCAAACCCCCAAAGTGTGGCTTTCTCAGGCTTGGCATCCTGTCTGTTTGTGACCTACTTACAGGTGGCGCCACTTTACTTGCTGCCACAATTTTCCTTACATCCTCCCTGTAACTCTCATTCCCCTGTGGCCTTCCAGCCAGAAATGCGGTCCTTGGACCTGGCTTCTCAGCAATTAGCCTTGAGAGGGAAGAATCGGCTGGCTCCTGGAAACACACTGAGAGTACAGAGCTTCCCCACACCATCAGATTTGCACCTTGCTGCCGAGGAACTTCCTTCAGCTAGCCTTCCTTCCCAGTCCACTATGGCCAGTTCTAATAGTAGTGCAGGCATCCGGTGGTCCCGGCAGGAGACAAGAACTCTTCTCTCCATACTAGGCGAGGCAGAGTATATTCAGCGCCTCCAGACTGTGCATCACAATGCAGATGTCTATCAGGCTGTGTCTAAGCGAATGCAGCAGGAAGGCTTTCGCCGCACCGAACGTCAGTGCCGCTCCAAATTTAAAGTTCTGAAGGCATTATATTTAAAGGCATATGTTGCCCATGCCACCAGTATGGGTGATCCACCACACTGCCCATTTTATGATACATTGGATCAGCTTCTCCGAAATCAGATAGTGACTGACCCAGACAACTTAATGGAGGATGCTGCTTGGGCCAAGAACTGCGATCAGAACTTAGTGGCCTCTGACACCCCAAGGGAAGAGGGAACAAGCATTCTGAGAGCAAAAAGGACTCAGGCTGCAGATCATCAGCCTATCTTGAAAGCAGTTAAGGAATCAGATGAGGATTGTCAACTGAGAATCAGTGACCCGATGCAAGAAACCAGTGACCTTGAGGACTCCTGGGATGAATCCTCGGGTGCAGGTAACTCCCAAGCATGTGAAGGATTACTGGGGTCCCACGTCACTTGGTTCAAAACAGCAGTATATGTTTGGATGGTGTTCTCTTAAGCATTGCTCCTATTTCTGCCCCCTGccctcttttttaaaaacctagtgGTAAGATAAAGGGCTCTGGTTTTTAAAAGCAGTGACCCTACATATGTATGATGTTAGAGCTCTTTGAATACAGAAGTAGTCTTTAGAACCCAACTAGTTTTGGTACTTTTTATAAGGGGTACTTAGGAATTTATGGCTATAGAATGGGTTGGATAGCTACCTGGAAAGGGGTTCAGGAAGGCAAGGGGGAGGTTTTGGAGGTAAGGAAACAACAGGCCTGAAGTCCAGATTAAGGAAAGGAATTCTTCCTAGTCCCTTATGGATAGAGGCCTTTCCAGGAACTACagtcattttgtacttgtctctCAACTCTGCTGCTGGCTGCAAGCATTCCCTTAGCAGGAATGTCCTCTGCAACattgttgctttgtttttcagGGTGCTCTCAAGGGACCCCCAGCTACAGCAGCTCCCACCACCTTTTCAGAGGTGCAGTTGCTCCCTGTCAGAGCAGCCCCATGACCAGAATGGGTGTGTCCAGCGAGCCCAGTCCCTGCGCCAGCTCCAGCCAGGACACTCCTGGGAGGGCCTGCACACGGCGACCTCCAGTCTCCTCCAGAGTCCCTTT is a window of Manis pentadactyla isolate mManPen7 chromosome 3, mManPen7.hap1, whole genome shotgun sequence DNA encoding:
- the MSANTD7 gene encoding zinc finger and SCAN domain containing 29; translation: MRSLDLASQQLALRGKNRLAPGNTLRVQSFPTPSDLHLAAEELPSASLPSQSTMASSNSSAGIRWSRQETRTLLSILGEAEYIQRLQTVHHNADVYQAVSKRMQQEGFRRTERQCRSKFKVLKALYLKAYVAHATSMGDPPHCPFYDTLDQLLRNQIVTDPDNLMEDAAWAKNCDQNLVASDTPREEGTSILRAKRTQAADHQPILKAVKESDEDCQLRISDPMQETSDLEDSWDESSGAGCSQGTPSYSSSHHLFRGAVAPCQSSPMTRMGVSSEPSPCASSSQDTPGRACTRRPPVSSRVPFLSGADRPLTSEPPPRWARRRRRSVARTIAAELAENRRLARELSKREEEKLDRLIAIGEETSAQQDAANELRRDAVVAVRRLATAVEEATGAFQLGLEKLLQRLISNTKS